GTCAAAATAAAAGGAAAAGACAACAATCTGCTTGAACTGATCGCGGCGGATCCGGCGTTCCCGCTGACGCTTGACGATTTACAAAGTGCGATGGAGCCTTCCAGATACGTGGGACGTTCCAGAGAGCAGGTGGAGAGTTTTCTGGCCAGAGTAGCGGCACCAATTCTCGAAGAAAACAAGGAACTGCTTGGTGTGAAAGCAGAGATCAATGTGTAAATCGGTCTGTGGATCATCCTGTTATGATTTGATGGGATAAGAAAAACAGTGAATCAGATTATAAAAATGTCGTTTTGTTTGTAAACAGAACGGCATTTTTTTTAATAAAACGGTACACACTAAGTCCAAAACGGTCGATGCCGGCAATATGGGTGTCGAGGCAAAGGAAAGTGGGTATCTATTTATGGAACAGAATGATAAAAAATCGAGCAGAGAAACAACCGGTGTGAAACAGAGAAACAGGAAGACTATGGATGGCAATCAGGCGGCGGCGCTGGCGGCTTATGCTTACAGCGATGTGACGGCGATCTATCCGATTACGCCGTCCTCGACGATGGCCGAGTGGATGGACGAGTGGTCGGCAAGAGGAGAGACAAATATGTTTGGCGATCCGGTCACGGTATCCGTCATGCAGTCGGAGGCGGGGGTAGCCGGAGCCGTACATGGCTCTCTTGCGGCCGGCGCCATGACGACGACATTTACCGCTTCGCAGGGACTTTTGCTGATGATCCCCAATCTCTATAAGATTGCGGGAGAGGGGCTGCCGGGTGTCTTTCATGTGGCGGCGCGGTCGATCGCTGCCCATGCACTTTCTATTTTTGGAGATCACTCGGATATTTATGCGTGCAGGCAGACGGGCGTGGCCATATTAGCCACCAGCAGTGTACAGGAGGTTATGGATCTGGCTCCGGTGGCGCATATCGCCGCACTGCAGGCAAGTACGCCTTTTCTGCACTTCTTTGACGGCTTTCGTACGTCTCATGAGGTACAGAAAATCTCCATATGGGAGAAAGAGGATTATGCACAGTTGATGGACCGTGAGGCGGTGAACCGGTTCCGGCAAAGCGCGCTGAATCCGTCTCATGCCAGACAGATGGGGTCTGCGCAGAATCCTGACGTATTTTTCCAGTACCGGGAGGCGGCTAATCCGAGATATGACAAGATTCCCGGTGTTGTGGAAGCGTTGTTTCGCAGGATCACGGAGAAAACAGGGACGCCGTACGAACTGTTTCAGTATTATGGGGACCCGGAGGCAGAGCATGTGATCATCGCCATGGGAAGTGTCTGCCAGACGATTGAGGAGACGATCGACGAGGAAAACAGAGCCGGCAAAAAGACAGGACTGATCAAAGTACGTCTTTACAGACCGTTTTCCCGGGAACATCTGCTGGCGGCCATTCCCAAGACAGTGGAAAAGATCACGGTACTTGACCGGACCAAAGAGCCGGGCAGTATCGGGGAACCGCTGTATCTGGATGTGCTGGGAGCTCTGCACGGAAGCTATTATCAGGACATCCCGGTATATTCCGGCAGGTACGGACTTGGTTCTAAGGATACGACGCCGGCGCAGATCCATGCTGTTTTTGTCAATGAGAGCAAAAAGCGGTTTACGATCGGGATTGAAGATGACGTCACCGGGACGTCGCTCCCGGTGAGACCCTTTCCGATCAAGAAAGAAGGAGAGATATGCTGCAAATTCTGGGGGCTGGGAGGAGACGGTACCGTGGGCGGAAACAAGTCTTCCGTCAAGATCATCGGCAATCACACGGATTTGTATGCACAGGCATATTTTGACTATGATTCCAAAAAGTCAAGGGGGCTGACAGTGTCCCATCTGCGTTTTTCCAAAGAGCCGATCCGGTCTGCCTATCTGATTGACCGGTCAGATTTTACGGCGTGTCATAATCATGTCTATATGCACAAGTTTCATATTGTGGAGGAGATCAAAGACGGAGGTACTTTTCTGCTCAACTGTCCTTACGAGGGGGAAGCACTGGAGCGATTTCTGCCGGGGCAGGTGAAGCGGTATCTGGCAGAACATCAGATCCGGTTTTTTGTGATCGACGGCATCCGGATCGGCAAGGAGATCGGACTTAACAATAAGATCAATACCATTTTGCAGGCGGCGTTTTTCAAGCTGTCGGGTATCATCCCGGAGGAAGAAGCGCTGACGCTGATGAAAAATGCTGCGAAGGCTGCCTATGAGCGCAAGGGCGAGAAGATTGTCCGCATGAACTATGAGGCCATTGAGAAAGGTATGGCGCAGGTAAAAGAAGTGACGGTACCGGCGGCATGGAAAGAGGAACGGGACGAGCCACTTGATACGGATACACTCCCGGACCGTCCGGAAGTGCTTCGGTTTGTAGAACGGATTCAGAAGCCGGTGAATGTGCAGGAAGGACATAAACTGCCGGTGTCTGTGTTTGCGGACATTGCCGACGGCTCGGTACCATCCGGTACGGCGGCGCACGAAAGACGGAATGTGGCCACAGAAGTACCTGAATGGAAACCGGAGAACTGTATACAGTGTAACCGCTGTGCCTATGTGTGTCCACATGCGGTTATCCGGCCGGCAGTGATGGATGAGAAAGAGGCCAAAGCGGCGCCGGAAGGGATGAAGATGCTGGAGGCGGTGGGCGCACCCGGTTATCAGGTATCGATGATTATCTCGGAAGTCGACTGTACCGGCTGCGGTTCGTGCGCTGCCGTCTGTCCGGGTAAACAGGGAGAGAAGGCGCTTGTCATGTGCCCAGTCCATGAGCACGAAGAACATCAGCAGTACTTTGATTATGGAAAGAGCCTGCCGGAAAAAGAAGAATTGGTCAAAAAGTTTGGGATCTCCACTGTAAAAGGAAGTCAGTACAAAAAGCCTTATCTGGAATTTCACGGGGCCTGTGCGGGCTGCGGTGAGACGACGTATCCACGCCTGATCACACAGCTCTTCGGGGAACGGATGTATATCGCCAATGCCACCGGCTGTTCTTCCATCTGGGGCAATTCGTACCCGTCTACTCCGTATGCGGCCAATGAGAAAGGAGAAGGACCCGCCTGGTCGAATTCACTGTTTGAGGATGCGGCGGAGTTTGGATTTGGAATGCTTCTGGCGGAAGAGACGATCCGGCGGCGACTGAAAGGAAAAGTACAAAAACTGGAACAGGAGACGACGGAGCAGACGTTGCAGGAGCGCTGCAGCAAATGGCTTTCCACATATGAAGATTTTTATGAAAATGGATGTGCAACGAAAGCGCTCATTGAAGCGCTGACCGGTTCCGGCTGCGCTCTGGCGGGAGAGATCTTGGAAGACAGGCAGTTTCTCTCCAAAAAGTCGAAGTGGATCTTTGGCGGCGACGGCTGGGCCTATGACATCGGCTTTGGCGGTTTGGACCATGTGCTGGCGAGCGGAAAGGACATCAATATTCTCGTGTTTGACACAGAAGTGTATTCCAACACGGGCGGCCAGGCTTCCAAGGCGACGCCTCTCGGTGCAACGGCGCTCTTTGCGGCCGGCGGTAAGCGCACGGTGCGCAAAGATCTGGCAGGAATGGCCATGAGCTACGGCTATGTGTATGTGGCACAGATTGCCATGGGAGCGGATTATAATCAGACGATCAAAGCGCTCACGGAGGCACAGCAGTACGACGGCCCGTCGCTGATCATTGCCTACGCGCCATGTATCAACCATGGTGTGAAAGCGGGTATGGGAAGTGTGCAGCGCGAAGAGGAAAAAGCGGTGCAGTCCGGATATTTCCCGTTGTTTCGGTTTAATCCGGCTTTGAAACCGGAGGGGAAGAATCCGCTGACGATAGACAGCGGGGAGCCGAGTCTTTCCTATGAGGAATTTCTTGACGGTGAGATCCGTTATACGGCGCTGAAAAAGACGAAGCCGGAAGAAGCCCGCAGGCTGTTTGATGCGGCTGCCGAACATGCCAGAAGACATTACGCATACCTGAAAGAGTATGTGGAGATGTATGACAGACTGTAGATGGAAAAGGGGTTTTCATTTTTCCGGGGAAATGGTAAAATATAGTAATATATTTTTTCGGAGGAGTTTGTTGTGGCACTCAGTGATTATACGGCGGCATTAAAGCAAGGCAGACGAAAATACCAGTCTGCCGTGACCAAAGGGGAATATCCGTATCTACCGGTGTTGGATGATATATTGTCTTATACGGAAGTGACGGCGAATGTCAGTCTGGGACGGATGGATGTTCCGTTGTCAAAGATTGTCGGTACGAAGACAGCCGGGCGTACAGATGCGTTTGCGGGCAATTTCATGCCGTTACTGCCGGAGAAAACAGAGTTTGCCAGCAAATGGGCTTCTCTTTATGACCATCAGGTCACGGACGGAATCCGCGACCCGATCGTTGTCTATGAGTTTATGAATCGGTTTTACGTTCAGGAGGGGAATAAGCGGGTCAGTGTGATGAAATATCTGGGCGCCTACAGTATTGGCGCCACTGTGACCCGCATTGTCCCCAAAAAGACAGACGACAGAGAAAACCGCCTCTATTATGAGTATATGGATTTCTTTGAAGTGTCGCACAACTGCGAGATCTGTTTTACGAAAGAGGGCAGTTACAAAAAGCTGTTAAAACTGATGGACAAAAAGGCCGGGGAAATCTGGAGCGAAGAGGAGAGGACGACATTTCGGTCCGTATACAGCAGATTCGCAGATGCGCTGGAGGCAGTCCGGGAAGAAAAAATGGACGTGAGCGTCTCCGATATATTTCTTGTCTATCTGGAGATCTACGGCTATGATCAGGCCGTGAAAGAAAAAGAGAGCGATATGCGTCAGAATCTCCAGCAGATGCGCATGGAGATCAGACTGGCAGACGAAGGAAGTCAGGTGGAACTGGTAGAGAAACCGGAGAAAACCAAGGCTTCTCTGCGCAGTCTCCTGCTGCCTGTCACGCCGGAGATGCTGAAGATCGCCTTTATCTATCCAAAGACGAAAGATACTTCCAGCTGGACTTACGCCCATGAGCTCGGCAGAATGTATTTGGAACAGGCATTTGACGGGAAGCTGAGAACGATGGTGATCGACAGAGCTGACACGGATGCGGAGGTGGAAAATGCCATTGAGCTTGCCATCGCATCGGGCTGCAATCTGATCTTTACGATCGCCATTCAGATGGTAGGTGCCAGTGTGCGCTGCGCCATTCATCATCCGAAAGTGAAGATCTATAACTGTTCTGTGAAGATGCCGTATTCTTCCATCTGTACGTATTACGGAAGGATGTATGAGCCCAAGTTTCTGGTGGGAGCCATTGCGGCAGCCCTGTCACGGACAGACAGGCTTGGCTATGTGGCGGATTATCCGATTTACGGTTCGGTCGCCAATATCAATGCGTTTGCGCTCGGAGCGCGGATGGTCAATCCTTATGCACATGTGTATCTGGAATGGTCGCGGACGAAGGAGCAGGACGCAGGAGGACGGCTTGCGCGGGAGGGCGTCGTCTATATCTCCGGTGATGACATGATCACACCGCAGCAGGCATCGAGAGAGTATGGACTATACGCGAAGAAAGAGGACGGCGGCCTTGTCAATATGGCGACGCCGGTCTGGCATTGGGGGAAGTTCTATGAACGGATCGTAAAGAACATCTGCAAGGGCAGCAGTGAGGCCAGTGTCCAGAAAGGCAAAAAGGCGGTCAATTACTGGTGGGGCATGTCGGCGGATGTCGTCGATGTGATCTGTTCCAAGCATATGCCCGGCGGTACGGGAAGACTGATCGAATTTTTGAAACATTCGATCTGTGAGGACAGGTTTCATCCGTTTGACGGTGTGATCTGCGATCAGGATGGTCATATCCGTTGCGGCGAGGGAGAGAGTCTCGGGGCGGATGATATTATCAGGATGGACTGGCTGGCGGAAAACGTTGTCGGACGTATCCCCGGTCTGGAGGAACTGACAGAGGAAGCCCAGGCGCTTGTACAGCTTCAGGGCATTAAGACAGATGAAACAGAGATGGAAGAATGACGCTGTCATGAACATTATGATACTGACAGATCACGAGTCGAAATTATTATATGATTATTATGATCCCCAGCGGATGAAAGACATTGATCTGATCATCTCCTGCGGAGATCTGCGGCCGGATTATCTGAGTTTTTTTGCCACGCTCTGCAATGTTCCCGTACTCTATGTCAGGGGAAATCATGACGGGATCTACGAGGAAGAGCCACCGGAAGGCTGTATTTGCATCGAGGACAGGATCTATGTCCATCAGGGCGTACGGATATTAGGGCTTGGCGGTTCTATGGAGTATATTGAAGGAGCCAGGAACCAATATACGGAGTGGCGGATGAGAAAGCGAATCCGCAGACTGTTTCTGAAACTGTGGTGGCATAAAGGGTTTGATATTCTGGTGACACATGCGCCGGCGTATCAGGTCAACGATCTGCCGGACCTGCCGCACCGTGGATTTGTTGCTTTTCGCGCATTGATGGAAAAGTATGAGCCCAAATACTTTTTTCACGGTCATGTACATGTGAATTATGGCAGGAATTTCAAGAGAAAAGATACGTTCGGAAAGACGACGGTCATCAATGCCTATGATTTCTATGTGGTGGAGTATCCCCCTGAGAATGTGGGAGGATCGTGAGATATGGCATGGGAGGACGGGGATATACGGGAGTATGTCCCCGTCTGTGTGCGGAGGGAGAACCGCAGGCCGGATATGGCCGGAGACTGGCAAGTACGAAAACAGAGAAAGAACGGGGGAATGATCCGTGGCAGAGAGAGTGAAAAGAGCGATCCTTGCAGTGAGCTTCGGGACGACTTGCGACAGGGCGGAGAAAGAGGCGATCGTAGCGATCGAGGAAGACTGGAGGCGAACGTTTCCGGAGCATACGGTGCGCCGCGCTTATACGAGTGAGATCGTGCGCAGTAATCTGGCACGAAGGGGCGTGGAGGTAGACAATGTGACGAAGGCCCTGGAGGCTCTCTGTGAAGATGGTTATTCTCATGTATGGGTCCAGCCGACGCATCTGATACCGGGCGAGGAATACGATAAACTGGTGCGGCAGACGATGCAGTGGAAAGAGCGGTTTGCACTGCTCAAGGTCGGAGAGCCGCTGCTCGTGCAGGAAGAGGATTATGACATTATTGTCGGTATTATGCGGGAGAAGTTTCCGGTTTGTGCAGGGCAGGTCTGTATCTTTATGGGGCATGGCACTTATCATCAGGCGAACAGAGTCTATGAGAAGATTGAAAAACGGCTGGAGAAAGAAACTGCACGCTCTCACTATATGGCTACTGTGGAGGGCGTACCTTCCATCGAAGATATTTTGCGGATGCTGGATGAGAGAGCGGATATCCGGAAGGTGACGCTTGTCCCGTTCATGCTTGTGGCGGGTGTCCATGCGCTGGAGGATATGGCGGGAGAAGAGGAAGAGAGCTGGCGCAGCCGGTGCCGGGCCCGGGGGTATGAAGTCGAATGTGTGATGCACGGGATGGGATATGATCCGCAGATCCGGGCGCATTATATCCGTAAATGCAGGAAAAATGTCAGTGGTATTTTTTACGGTATCAGCGTCGGGCCGGGCGCCGGCGGTAACCTGACGCTGGACGGGGCGGCATGTATCCGCAGTTGCCAGGTGCTGGCAGTGCCGAGGACAAAATCGGAACATACGATCGCGCTGTCGATTGTCCGCAGAGCGGCAGCGCAGATCCGTGAGATGTTCGGCGCAGCGGACTATATGGAACTGTCAGACAAAGAGATCGTATATCTCGATCTGCTGATGACAAAAGACGAAGAGAAGAGAAGACAGGTGTATGCTGCGCTGTCAAAGCGGCTGGAAGTGTATCTGCGGCAGGGGAAAAATGTCGGTATGATCGTGCTGGGCGACGTTTCTGTCTATGCGACCGTGTCCTATCTGGCCGGCCCGGTGCGCAGGGCTGGGTATGAGGTGATGCTGGTGCCCGGGGTCAACAGTTTCTGCGCTTCGGCGGCCGCGCTCGGCAGGAGTCTGACAGAGATGTCGCAGCCGCTTCATATTATTCCGGCAGGATATGAAGGACTGGAGGAGAGCCTGCGGCTGCCCGGAAGCAAAGTGCTGATGAAGAGTGGCAGGAATCTGCCGGAAGCAAAGCGTCTCCTGAAGGAGATGGGTCTGTATGACTGCGCTTCCATGGTCAAAGACTGCGGTATGGATACAGAGGAACTTTGCTGGAGTCTGGACGAAGATACGGAGAGGAGCTCTTATTTCACGACGGTCCTTATACCGGGGCATGAGTATGACCAGAGTGACGGGAAAGAATAGAGGCAGACTATGTATGTGATCAGCATCAACTATAAGAAAGCGCCGCTGGAAGTGCGCAGCCGTTTTGCTTTTTCTGTGGAAGAGCAGCTTGCCTTTCTCAAAAAACTGGGCGAGGGGAGCGACATGAAGCACAGCGTCATCCTTTCCACCTGTAACAGAATGGAGTTGTATACGGAGTTTCCGGGGGAAGAGGATATGGAGACGGAGATGGCGACTGTCCAGCGCCGATGGGAGCGGATGGAGGAGGCTGTCTGTGAGGCAAAGGGCGTGCCTATCGAACTGTGCCGTCAATACGGCAACTGTTATTACGGGACCGGCGCTCTGCGGCATCTGCACCGGGTAGCGAGCGGTGTCGATTCCATGGTCATGGGAGAGGACGAAATACTCGGTCAGGTGAAAGATGCCTGGTATCGGGCGCTGGAGACGAAGTGCACGGACTTTGCGCTCAATACGGTGTTTCGCAGCGCCGTCACCTGTGCGAAAAAGATCAAGACAGATACGAGTCTTTCGAAGACTTCCGTCTCTGTGGCGACACTGGCCGCCGGACAGATCATGAATTTTGTCAGAGAACAGGGACTGAAAACGGCAAAAGTGATGATCATCGGCATTACTGGAGCGACGGGGAGCACGGTCATGAAAAATATTCGGGGTCAAAAAGGACTGATTCTCATGGGGACGAGCAGAAAACATGGAGCGGACGGACAGGTGGTAGAGATCGAAGGCGTGCAGATGGTTCCTTATGAAGACAGGTACACGGCTATGGGGGACTGCGATGTCGTTGTCAGCGCTACGGGAAGCCCTCATTATACGGTGACTTACGAGGCATGGCGCAGAGCGCGGGAGGAAGCGGCGAAAGACAGACAGGTGCCTGCCGGAGTGCTCTGGCTTGATCTGTCCGTACCTGCGGACATCGACAGAAATGTGTCTGAGTGTGGCAGCCTCTATCAGATGGATTATTTTCACGGACTGGCCAGCAGTAACAATGAAAAAAAACAACAGGCGAAAAAAAGCGCCGAGCATATGATAGAGGAACAGCTTGACGTATTAAAAAAAGAACTGCTTTTCCACCGGATATTGCCGGAGATCCCACAGATGAAGGAAGCGGCGGCGGGGATCACGTTTGAGCAGCTTTTGTACCGCGTGCGGGATGGAGCCGTCTATGAGGAGATGAAGGGTTTTCTGGAAGCTCTTCGCAAAGCATTGAGAGAGGAAGGGCAATGACGTATTTTCCCATGTTTGTCTCACTGGAAGGAAAGCCGTGTCTGATCGTCGGCGGAGGCCGGGTGGCGGCCAGAAAGTGCAGGGGACTGCTTGCTTTCGGAGCGGAGGTGACCGTCGTTGCGAAACGTTTTACGGCCGAATTTGAACTACATAACGTGTTGCTCCCCGATCAGGATATGTCTGACAGGGCAACGGCGTGTGACTGCCTTGCGGATGGCTGTGTGCAGAAGATCACGCGCGCCTTTCATTCAGAGGATGTGACGGAAGGCAAATGGGCGCTTGTCGTGACGGCTACCGACAGCCGGGATGTCAATCATATGGTCGCGGCATTGTGTCATGCGCGACAGATTCCGGTCAATGTGGCGGATTGCCAGGCGGAATGCACCTTTTTCTTTCCCGCCTACTGTATGGAGGGAACTGTGGCTGCCGGTATCACGACGTCAGGACAGGACCCGGCGATGGCCCGCGCGCTGCGCAGGCGTCTGCAGACGGCCCTCCCCGGATGGATCGGTGAGATCCGTGAGAACAGGAAGGAGACAAAAGCGGATGAATAATGTCGTGCGCATCGGTACAAGGAAAAGCGCGCTCGCTATAGCGCAGACAAAGCTGTTGACAGAACGCTGCCGGGCAGTGGCTCCGGATCTGCAATACGAGATCGTAGAGATGAGTACGGCGGGCGACCGGATTCTGGACAGACCACTCTATGAGTTTGCCGGTAAGGGGATGTTCGTCTCGGCCTTTGAACAGGCGCTGCTGGAAGGGGAGATCGACGCGGCTGTCCACAGTGGAAAAGATATGCCGGTCGAGACTGCGGCCGGGCTGGCAATACCGGCAGTTTTGCCGAGGGCCAATCCGCGGGATGTGCTTGTAATGCCGCTGGGGACAGAGCTGACGGAGCGCTCTGTGATCGGTACGGGAAGTCTGCGCCGTCAGTATTTGGCGAGGCTGCACCTTGGCTGTCAGACAAAAAATATCCGCGGCAACGTTAATACAAGACTGCGGAAGTGCCGGGAGGGGGAGGCGGATGGTCTGATCCTTGCGGCAGCCGGACTGGAACGGCTTGCCCTGATACCGGACAGCGGCGCCTGGAGGGCCGGACAGCGGCCATTGCGCGAAGGCGTTCTGGCAGAAGGCGGCTTCTGCTTTCGGGAGCTGCATGAAGAGGATTTCCGTCCGGCGGCGGCGCAGGGGATTATTGCGGTCCAGTGCAGGGCGGACAGCCCTTATCTGCCGCTTTTGGAGAAGGTAAATGACAGGGAGACAATGGCCTGTTTTCTGGCTGAGCGCCGTTTTCTTGAAGGGACGGGAGCGGGCTGTCAGCAGCCGGTGGCGGCATATTCGTGGTGTGTAAAGGGAACGATCCGTATGCAGGCCGCATGGTGGCAGGAGGAGAGGATGCGCACTTCCTTCGGCGCTGCCCGGATCGGGCAGGGAGAAGAGATGGCGGCCCGGCTGGCGGCAGAACTGACCGGCCGTATGACAGAGACAGTGGTGCAGGGGAAGGAATACAGCGATGGATTATCATGACGGAAATCAGGGAAAGATAAACAGAGGACATGTCTATCTTGTCGGGGCGGGACCAGGCAGCGCAGATCTGATCACCGTCCGTGGACTGCGTCTTTTGCAGCGCTGTGATACGGTCGTATATGACCGACTGGCAGGGGAGGAACTTTTGTCTGAGACAAAGCCTTCCTGTGAACGGATTTATGCAGGTAAGAGAGGCGGACATCCGAGCATGACACAGGAGGAGATCAATCATATCCTGCTGGAGAAAGCCGCGAAGGGCAGGATGGTCGTGCGGTTGAAGGGCGGCGATCCCTTTGTGTTTGGCAGAGGCGGTGAAGAGGCGGAATGCCTGATGCAGGCGCAGATTCCTTTTACGTATGTGCCGGGTGTGACATCTGCCGTCTCCGTACCGGGGCTGGCTGGCATTCCGGTGACACACAGGGAGCTCAGCCGCTCCTTTCATGTGATTACGGCGCATACAACGGACAGAGATGAGGCGGCGAGAGAAGTCTATCTGCGCAGCCAGATTGAAGGAGTGAAGGCGGCAGAGGGGACTTTGATCTTTCTGATGGGCTGCTCTTGCCTTGAAATGATCTGCCGGCTGCTGCTGGAATCGGGGAAACCGCCACAGTTCCCGGCGGCAGTGGTTGCGCGCGGCACAAGATATGACGAGACTGTCATCTCGGGTACGATCTCTGATCTGGCCGGGCGGGTCAGAGAGGCAAACGTCAAATCGCCGGCAATTATTATAGCGGGAGATACGGCGTCCTTCTGCCTTAGAACAGAATCTTCCCTGCCGCTGAGCGGTGTGCGGATCGGTCTGACAGGAACGAGGGCATTGACAGAGCGGTTATCACAGACTTTGCGGGAGGCAGGCGCGGAGACAGTCTGGGTGCAGGAATTGTTTGTGCACAAGCTGGATGGGCAGGAGCAGTATTTCGAAAACCTGTCTGTTTACACATGGATTGTGTTCACCAGTGCGAACGGCGTGCGGATATTTTGGGAACAGATGAG
The sequence above is a segment of the Lachnospiraceae bacterium JLR.KK008 genome. Coding sequences within it:
- the cobA gene encoding uroporphyrinogen-III C-methyltransferase; translation: MDYHDGNQGKINRGHVYLVGAGPGSADLITVRGLRLLQRCDTVVYDRLAGEELLSETKPSCERIYAGKRGGHPSMTQEEINHILLEKAAKGRMVVRLKGGDPFVFGRGGEEAECLMQAQIPFTYVPGVTSAVSVPGLAGIPVTHRELSRSFHVITAHTTDRDEAAREVYLRSQIEGVKAAEGTLIFLMGCSCLEMICRLLLESGKPPQFPAAVVARGTRYDETVISGTISDLAGRVREANVKSPAIIIAGDTASFCLRTESSLPLSGVRIGLTGTRALTERLSQTLREAGAETVWVQELFVHKLDGQEQYFENLSVYTWIVFTSANGVRIFWEQMRERNLDVRILGGVKVAVIGSGTADCLREYGLWADYMPDTYTAGALAAGLLKLLDRERDRVLLYQAREGNPVLEETFRRSGINTERAFAYTVEAGELHSWAALDTLTYLTFASSSGVRGFIREDPERFARKELRHLRAVAIGEKTAQALAGAGCKHIVTAASCTVRGLTQAIVEDMQLRGR